Genomic segment of Candidatus Obscuribacterales bacterium:
AGAACGAAGAACGAAGAAATTTTGCTGATATGCTCCAACCGGATCGAACCTTTTCTATTTTCGTTTTTCCCTCTTCGTTTTTCGTTTTTTAGCTCCGCTTCCATCCCCGTGGGAAAAAGAGCGAAAAAAGAAGAACGAAGAACGAAAAAGTTCTGCTGATATCAAGTCGGGTTGAATGCACATGATGAGGCGACATGAGTGTCCCTGTCGTACCCTGGCCACCAATCGTAAAATGTGAGACCTCGAATCAGGTCTTGCTGCTGCAACAATCGCTGACAGCGTTGGTAAACCAGTTCTTCAACCGACTCTATCGACTCAAACACTTGATTGGCTAACACCTCATTAACTAGGGGCCACAGCCGTTCGGCCGGTTGTAACTCGGGTGAGTACGGCGGCATGGGCAGCACATGGATCCCTTCTGGTACCTCTAACTTGTCACTCATGTGCCATCCCGCTTGATCTAACGGCAGCACGATGCGCTTATCGTGACCCACCCCAAAATGCTTGGCAAAATCGTTCAATACTGCGCTAAAGAGGTCAGGTCTGACATAAGGCAGAATCCACCAATACGTCTCGCCCGTTTGGGGGCGGACAAAACCATACAACCAAAGCCACTCCCGTTTCCAGTTGACGATGGCGGTCGGTAGATCGCCAGCCTCGACCCAAATCCGCCGGATGATAGGACATAACCCCATGCGATGCTCATCCTCACACCACACCTCGACGTCGGCGTCGGGATGGGTCTGCTGAACGTGCTCGACGTCCTCCTGGAGTTTTTTTTCCAAGCGTCCTGAGCGTCGAGGTCGGCTTCTTGATGCTGGGGCCTAGGTACCCGCAGACGCCATCCTAACTGGCGCAGGTAGACCCAGCCTTGTTGACGACTGATCGGTTGATCGAGGAGTTCACTCAGATAGTCGGCCACTTTGCGCCCATTCCATAATCCTCCGTCGGGAGCCTCCCCCCGCAGCACTTGCAACAGCAGGGCTTGTTGCTCCTCGGTCAGCAAAGGGGGAGCCCCAGGATTCTCACGGCGACCATCGCCGAGACACTGCGGTCCATGGGCATTGTAGTCACGGACTAGTTCGTAAATCCAATTGCGGCTATAGCCTGTCACGTCAGCGACGTCTTCACTGCGTTTACCCTGAGCTAGTAACCAGATGATCTGATAATGAGACCGTTCAATCGGGTGACGGGCTTGACGGTAGCGTTGAGCCAGTTCGTCAACACTGAGGTGGGGAGTGATGGTAAGTCGCTTAGGCATAGAGAGAATACAGAAGAGTCAGAGGGGATTCTCCCATATTAATATCATGGTCATTCATTCCGACTTGATATAACCCTGCCTGCACACAAGCCACAAACGATCGCGATAGCAAAATGCTGTATCCCCAAATGAGTAAGGCATTGATGGGATCGCAGGGCGTCCGACAGTTGCGTCCCGTAAAGTTCCATTCCTCTGAAAAGCAATAGCGCAGCGCTTGATAATACAACTGGGCACAATT
This window contains:
- a CDS encoding CRISPR-associated endonuclease Cas1, whose translation is NCAQLYYQALRYCFSEEWNFTGRNCRTPCDPINALLIWGYSILLSRSFVACVQAGLYQVGMNDHDINMGESPLTLLYSLYA